A portion of the Corynebacterium rouxii genome contains these proteins:
- the dapE gene encoding succinyl-diaminopimelate desuccinylase, with protein MLDLTTDPIELTRALVDIESPSHHEKDIADTIEQALHTIDNVEVLRHGNTLVARTHRGLGERVILAGHIDTVPIADNVPSHMEGDIMFGCGTVDMKSGMAVYLNAFATLANHPALSKDLTVVCYEGEEVASEFNGLGHVQKAHPDWLSGDLALLGEPSGAVIEAGCQGTIRLRITAHGVRAHSARSWLGDNAMHKLAPVITNIAGYDAKEVLVDGCLYHEGLNIVHCESGVATNTIPDEAWMFVNFRFAPNRTIDDALAHMLEVMDLPEGVTYDIDDAVAGARPGLDRPAAAALLEATGGKFRAKYGWTDVSRFSEIGVPAVNFGPGDPSYCHKKDEQCPVHMITDVSDTLVQYLTSSHTTTTGA; from the coding sequence ATGCTCGATTTGACTACAGATCCCATTGAACTGACCCGCGCTCTCGTTGATATAGAAAGCCCGTCCCATCACGAAAAAGACATAGCTGACACCATCGAGCAGGCGCTTCACACCATCGACAACGTTGAAGTGCTACGCCACGGCAACACGCTGGTTGCCCGTACTCACCGCGGACTAGGAGAGAGGGTGATCCTCGCCGGCCACATTGACACCGTCCCAATTGCCGACAACGTCCCCAGTCACATGGAAGGCGACATCATGTTCGGTTGCGGCACGGTAGATATGAAATCGGGTATGGCGGTCTATCTCAACGCCTTTGCCACCTTGGCTAACCACCCCGCGCTATCGAAAGACCTTACGGTGGTTTGCTACGAGGGCGAAGAAGTAGCCAGCGAATTTAACGGGTTGGGGCATGTTCAGAAGGCACATCCCGACTGGTTGAGTGGCGACCTCGCCCTCCTAGGCGAGCCTTCCGGTGCGGTGATCGAGGCCGGTTGCCAAGGCACGATTCGCCTTCGTATCACCGCCCATGGTGTGCGCGCACACTCGGCACGATCGTGGCTAGGAGATAACGCCATGCATAAACTAGCCCCGGTGATCACCAACATTGCAGGTTACGACGCAAAAGAAGTGCTTGTCGACGGCTGCCTCTACCACGAAGGCCTCAACATAGTGCACTGCGAATCCGGTGTTGCCACCAACACCATCCCCGATGAAGCATGGATGTTTGTCAACTTCCGTTTCGCCCCCAACAGAACCATCGACGATGCACTTGCCCACATGCTCGAGGTCATGGATCTTCCCGAGGGCGTGACCTACGACATCGACGATGCCGTCGCAGGAGCCCGTCCTGGCTTAGACCGGCCCGCTGCCGCCGCCCTCCTAGAGGCGACCGGTGGCAAGTTCCGCGCAAAGTATGGCTGGACCGATGTGTCTCGGTTCTCCGAGATCGGGGTTCCCGCAGTGAACTTTGGTCCAGGAGATCCTTCCTACTGCCACAAAAAAGACGAACAGTGCCCAGTGCACATGATTACCGATGTGTCAGACACGTTGGTGCAATACTTGACGAGTTCCCATACAACGACAACCGGAGCCTGA